The Caldisericum exile AZM16c01 region CTTTCTCAATATAATTAAAACCTTCTATATCAAAATACTTTTTAATTTCTTCTTCATGCATCTCTTCACCCAGAAGACTTGACGCCTTACTTACACGCAATTTAACACTTTCCTTAGGTTTCCTAAAATCTGTAACTCTGTCCTTAAAAGCAAGTCCACCTGCTTCCTCAAGAATCAATTTTGTCGCAATAAGAGAAGCAGTTGGTGTAAATTGGGGGTCAACACCTTTCTCAAAAAGCGAAGAAGCATCAGTAATTAACCCGAGACTTCTTGAACTTTTTGATATAGTCGAAGGCGTAAAGTATGCGCTTTCAAGGAAAATATTCTTAGTATTTTCTGTTACTGCTGTGTCAAAGCCACCCATTACACCCGCTATAGCAATAGGACCTGTTTCATCAGTTATAAGTAGGTTTTTTGAGGTTAGTGTTCTTTCAATCTCATCAAGAGTTTTGATTTTTTCCTCGGCAGTTGCAAGACGCACAATAATTTTCCCTTTTAGTTTATCAAAGTCAAAGGCATGCAGTGGCTGTCCATACATTCGTGCAACATAGTTTGTAATATCAACGATGTTATTTATAGGACGAATTCTCAAACTAAATAATTTCTTTCTCAACTTATAACTTGACTTTTTTATTGTGACATCTTTAATGAGCCTTCCCGAATAAAAACTGCAGTGCTCTTTATGTAGAATTTCTACTGGGAATGGGGTTTCTGGGAGATTCGCATCATCAAATAAATCAAACTTAAACTTATCAAAATTTGCTCTCCTTCCTTCGTCTCTTGCAAGAAGAATTTCAATCCATCGAGCAACGCCTAAAACATAAAAGGCATCGGCTCTATCTGGAAGAAGCGAAAGTTCAAGAAAGGTATCCTCAACAGGAAACAGTTTCTCAAAACCAACTCCAATTGGTGTGTCTGGTGGCAAAATGAAAATTCCATCTTTTTCATCATTACTCAGTGTGTCCGGATCAAGGCCAAGTTCCACGTAGGAGAGCAACATCCCTTGAGAGCAATATCCTTCAAATTCCTTTTCCTTTATTATTCTTCCGTCACTTATTTTTGAATTTACTTTTGCATATGGGACAATATCATTCTGTTTTACGTTTGTTGCAGCCGTTATAACTTCAACAATTCCATCTCCTGCATCTACCTTTACTTTAAAAAGTTTTGTTCCTTCAATAGGATAAACCTCCAACACTTTCCCAGATACAACATTTTCAAATCGCTTCTCTACGTTTTCTACCTTTTCTACTTCAATTCCAACATAAGTGAGTTTTTCGGAAAGTTCTTTCGGTGTATATGGAAAGTCTATAAGTTCCTTTAATAAGTTGTACGAGACGATCATGTTTCCTCCTTAAAATTGTTTCAAAAATCTCATGTCGTTTTGCAAGAAATACCTAATATCAGGAATACCATATTTTACCATAGCAATTCTTTCGATTCCCCAGCCAAATGCAAACCCTTGATACTCCTCTGGATCTATGTTAACATTTCTAAGCACATTCGGATGAACCATTCCTGAACCACCCATTTCAAGGTAACCAGTGTATTTACACACTGGGCACCCCTTTCCACCACAGATTACACAAGTAATTGAAGTCTCAGCACCCGGCTCGACAAATGGAAAATAGGAAGGCGTGAATCTTACCTTTGTCAACTCACCAAACATCTTTTTTGAAAATTCAGATAAGGTTGCCTTTAAGTTTGCAAAAGAGATATTCTTATCAACGACAAGACCTTCAATTTGGTGAAACTGTGGTGAGTGCGAACTATCAAGTGCATCTCTACGGTAGCATCTTCCTATCGCAATCATTCTTATAGGTGGTTTTTGACTTTCCATTGTTCTAATTTGCATTGGAGACGTTTGAGTTCTTAAAAGCATTTTTTCTGCAAGGTAAAATGTATCTTGCATATCCCTTGCTGGATGGTGCTCAGGTATGTTAAGTGCTTCAAAGTTGTAATAATCTGTCTCGATATCAGGTCCTGAGAAGACATCAAAACCCATTGAAATAAAAATAGATTTCACTTCCTCAATTACTTTATTTAAAATGTGCTCATGTCCTCTTTCAACAATAAGTCCTGGTGCAGTAATATCGATTGCTTCACTCTTTAATTTTTCCTCTTTTAAAATATCCAAAAGTTTGCGTTCTTTCTCTTTGATTGTATTTTCAATATACTCTTTTAATTTGTTTACGTTTTCACCAAATTCTTTCCTATCTTTATCGGCAATACTTTTAATTTGTTTGAATAACTCCTGTATTTTTCCTTTTTTACCAAGAAAAAATACTTCAATTTGCTTTAGTTCTTCAAGATTATTGACTTTATCAACTTTGTCCTGAAATTCCTTCTTAATATCATCAAACATTCCCATAAGTTGCCTCCTATCCTTAAATTTTATCAACAAAAAAATAAAAGTCAATAAAAATAAAAAAGGCCTTGAGTTAATCAAGGCCTTAAAGATAAATTTTTAATCAATAAGGCATGCTTGCAATGTTAAGAAGGGGAATGCCCACAAAGTACATATAAAACACAAGAATTACAAGGCCAATTAAACCAATCGTAAACCCTGCTTTTAACATATCTTTAACCTTTACATAACCGCCTGTCATTACAACAACATTCGGCGGGGTTGATGCAGGTAAAGAAAACGCCAAAGAAATTGCAAAAGTTGTTGGAAGCATTACAAGATATGGGTGAATCTTTGCTGCAACCGCGACTGCTCCTGCAATTGGCATAAATATGGAGGTTGCTGAAGTATGGGATGTAAATTGTGCAATGAGGAATCCTGTGCCACCAACAAGAAAAATAACCCACAAAAGATTAACACCTTGTAAGAAAGTGAGTTTTGTTCCAACATAATCTGCAAGTTTTGTTGTTACCATCGCATCTGCAATTGCAAGACCACCACCGAAAATGAGGATAATATCCCATGGAAGTTTCTTCACGGATTCAGCGCTTAATACAGTCTCGCCTTTGTTAAAATCAACAGGAATTACATAGAACAGTAAGGCTGCTAAAATCGCAACGGTTGAATCGTGCACAAATTTTGAAACACCAATAACGGTAGACCATCCTTTTAGTGTAAAAGTTCCAAAATTAATATCTGCTCTGAATATCCATAAAAACACCGTTATAAAAAATACCGTTGCAACAATTTTTTCTTTCCTACCCATCCTTCCAAGTTTTCGTAGCTCGTTTGCAAAAATTTCTTTGCTTTCCTTAAGCCCTGAAAAACCTGCTTTAAAGAAAACAGAAGTAAGCATAAACCATGTAAAAGGCAAAAATATTACTATAAATATAACACCGAACTTCGTAAAGTCAAGGAAACTAAGAGTCGGTGCATTCGGAAACATTTGCTTCGCCATGCTCATGAAAATGATATTTGGAGGTGTGCCAATTGGAGTGCCCATTCCACCAATGCTTGCCGCAAATGCAACACCAAGCATCAATGCTGTTGCAAATTTAAATTCGCCTGGAGTTGTATCAACTTCAAGACCTTCTTTTCTAATCAAGCCCTTATAAAATTCTATTATTGACAATGCTATAGGCAAAGCCATCACCGTTGCAGTAGTATTTGAAATCCACATAGATATAAAGCCTACAGCAATCATGAAAGCAAGAATAATTTTCTTCGGGGAAGTCCCTATTTTATCGATAAGGAACAGTGAAAATCTCGTGTGTAAACCAGACTCTTCCAGTGCCTCAGAAATAAAAAAGCCTCCTACAAAGAGCATAATCTCTTGAGACATGTAACTTTTTGCAATGTCTTTTGCAGAAATTACCTGAAAAAGTGGAAGAATTAAAAGAGGCAAAAGAGAAGTTATTGGCAATGGCACCGCTTCAGTTGCCCACCAAATAGCCATCCACAAGAGAAGTCCGATTGTTATCTTTGCCCCTACTTCCATCCCCTGAGGTGTTTTAATTAGTAAAACGATAAGAAAGATTAAGATGCCTGCAAAAAAACCAACCTTTTGCGATAACTTAGAATGTTTTTCCATTAATAGCCTCCTTTGTTCCTAATTCATATCCTTTTTCTAACGCCTTAATATTAGGTTCGCTTCTATTTTTAAATCTTTCTACAACAGCCCTCTTTAACGCTTCAAGTGTTACGATTCCTGTTAACCCCGACAAAATACCCAGTGCAACTATATTTGCAGAAATTTGTCTACCAGTTATATCAACAGAAGTTTTTGTTATGGAAAATGGGAAATTTTTTAACTTATCATCTAAATGGTACACATAAAATTCATCTAAAATGACAATTGAATCTCTCTTCAAAAACTTTGTGAACTCATCATATGCATCCTGTGTTAGTGCAATCAAAACATCAGGAATCCTTACTTCCGGAAAATTTATTTCCTCGTCTGAAATAATTACATCAGCTTTCGACATTTCACCACGGGCCGCAGCACCATAAACCTGTGATTGAAGAACATTCTTCCCGTCGTAAATGCCAGATGCTTCTGCAAGAATAATACTTGCTGAAATTATTCCTTGTCCCCCAGAACCTGCAATTCTAATCTCTTTCCTCATTTCTCACCTTCTTAACCATTTCGTAGTACTTTTCAGTAAATTCTTCTTTTTCTACATTAATAAATTCTCCAACAACAATTCCGTCTTTAACGGAAAGAGCATTTGTCTTACTATATGGAATTGATTTATCTTTTAACCATTTAATATATATTGCAGGATCCTCGAGTTTGTTTCGTCTGCCAAACTCGGTAACACATGAGGACACAGCTTCAATTAATGAAAATCCTTTGTGCATAATGCCATTCAAAATATATTTCTCTAAAACAAAAGGGCTTGCAATTGTTTCGCGTGCAACATACGTTGCACCAGATGCAACTGCAAGATATGATATATCCATCGGCTCCTCAATTTCCCCAAATGGAGTAGTTGTTGTATAGGCTTTATCCGGTGTGGTAGGAGATACTTGCCCTCCTGTCATACCGTAGGTGAAGTTATTAAAAACAATAACAGTCATATCAATGTTTCTTTTTGCTGTATGAATAAAATGATTACCTCCAATTGCTGCAAGATCCCCATCGCCTGTTGCAACAATCACATGAAGATCAGGATTTGCAAGTTTAATGCCTGTTGCAAATGCAAGAGGGCGACCGTGTAAGGTATGAAGAGTATTAAAATTTACATAGCCAGAAGAACGCCCAGCACATCCAATCCCTGACACAAAGACAATTTTGTCTTTGTCAATTTTTGAGCGCTCTATTGCACGTAAAATGGCGCCAAGCACAATACCGTTACCACAACCTGCACACCAAATATGAGGTAGTTTATTTTCACGCAAATTTTCTAAAGAGATTTCTGTATACATGATTCCATCTCCTCTGGCGTAATTAATTCGCCATTTTCTTTTCCAAAGAAAACAACATCTCTCTTTAAAATCCTTTCAACCTCTAAGACATATTGACCAAGATTCATTTCAAACACAAAAACTTTTTTTCCATCTGCAATTTCCCTAAGAGGCAATTCTAACGAAGGCCAAATAGTTATTGGCCTAAATAGACCAACCTTAATACCCTTTCTTCTAAGTTCAATGACTGCATCCTTTGCGCCTCGTGCAGTTGCCCCATAAGAAATAATGAGATACTCCGCATCCTCTGTATAAAATGCTTCAAATTTACCAATATCATCCATATTTTTGTAGATCTTTCGATGCAAGCGCTCAATTAATGTTTCAGCCTTTTCAGGATCTGAAGTTGGAAAACCAGTTTCATCATGCGTTAAACCCGTTATATGAAAGCGGTATCCCTCTCCAAAGTTTGCAATTGGGGGAACATCATATCTTGAATCGAATGGCAAATATTCTTCTTTTGATACATTAGGTTTCAGCCTTTCGATTACAGGTAAATCTTCTACTAATCTTACCTTTTCTCTCATATGACCTATTACTTCATCAGAAAGAAGAATAACAGGGGTTCTATACTTTTCTGAATAATTAAATGCCTCAACAGTCAATTTATATGATTCGTAAACTGAACTTGGGTAGAATACTATAACAGGATGGGATCCATGAGTTCCCCATCTTGTTTGCATCACATCGCCTTGCGAAGGATACGTTGGAATACCAGTTGATGGGCCAACTCGCTCAATATCTGCAACAACAATAGGAATTTCTGAATAACTTGCAAAACCAAGTCCTTCCTGCATAAGGGAAAAACCAGGGCCTGAAGTTGCAGTCATTGCCTTCTTGCCTGCTAAAGATGCTCCAATTATTGCACTTATACTTCCAAGTTCGTCCTCCATTTGGATGAAAACGCCACCATTTAGAGGCAAAAGATACGACATTTTTTCTGCAAGATCGGTTGATGGAGTTATTGGGTATCCTGCAAAAAATCTACAACCCGCATAAATTGCACCGTATGCAATTGCTTCATTACCAGAAATTACCACTTCTTTCATACTTTCACTTCCTTCTTTATTACAATCGCAAAATCAGGACAGAATACTTCGCACATTCCACAACCCATGCACTTTTCCTCATTTTCAACTTCTACTTTAAAATCCTCTCCAATTCGAAGAATCTTTGCAGGACAAACAGAAACACAAATTCCACAACCTTTGCAAAAATTCTTATTAATGATTACTTTATTTTTCGCCATTTTTGAGTATCTCCCTTAGAATCTCTGCAACTTCAACAGGTGTTTTACCAACCCTTATACCTTTACTCTCAAGATACGCAACCTTTTCTTCTGCCGTTCTTGTGTTGGGGGTAACAATCGCCCCTGCGTGTCCCATACGTTTACCTTTTGGTGATGCTCTTCCTGCGATGAACGAAACAACAGGCTTATTAAAGTGCTTTTCAATATAATCTGCTGCATCTTCTTCGTCAGTTCCACCAATTTCTCCGACAAGCACAATCGCCTCAGTTTCAGGATCACTCTCAAACTCTTTTAAAACATCAATGAATTTCATTCCAATAATTGGATCACCACCAATACCAACAGCAGTAGTTTCCCCTAAACCAATATCAGATATGTGCTTAACAATTTCATATGTAAGTGTTCCTGACCTTGAAACAACACCAACTTTACCTTTTTTAAAAATATTTCCAGGCATTATGCCAAGTTTTGCTTTACCTACAGAAATAACGCCAGGGCAATTTGGACCTATGAGTCTTAAACCTAACTTCTTTACATAATCAACTACTCTAACCATGCTTTGGACAGGAATTCCCTCTGTAATCGTTACTATAAGTTTAATTCCAGCATTTGCTGCTTCATATATTGCATCTTCCGCAAATTTAGCGGGCACAAAAATTACAGTTGCATTTGCATTTGTTTGTCTCACGGCTTCTTCAACTGTATCAAAAACGGGAATTCCATAGACATCCGATCCACCTTTAAACGGAGTTACCCCTCCGACCACATTTGTACCGTAATCAAGCATCGCCTTTGCGTGAAATGAACCATCTCTTCCTGTAATTCCCTGAACGATTACCCTTGTATTTTCATCAACAAGAATGCTCATATCTCACCTCGCATTTGCAACTTCAACAACTTTTTTAACACCTTCAACCATTGAATCGGTATAAATAAGAGGTGTATCTTTAAGTATCTCTTTTGCTTTGTCCTCGTTTGTGCCAGTAAGCCTTACAACTATCGGAACATCAACCTTTGTCATATCAAGTGCTTTTAGAAGACCGTTTGCCACATCATCACAGCGAGTGATTCCACCAAAAATGTTTATAAGAATCGCCTTAACGTTTTTATCTCGTGTAATCATTTCAATTGCATTTGCAACTTTATCGGGAGAAGATGAACCTCCAATATCAAGGAAGTTTGCAGGCTCTCCACCAAAGAGCTTTATAAGGTCCATCGTAGCCATTGCAAGACCTGCTCCGTTTACAAGACAACCAATATTTCCATTCAACTTTATGTAAGTGAAACCTTTTGACTTTGCTTCAAGTTCAAGCTTCTCTTCTTCTGTAGGCTCTCTAAGGTCCTCAAGTTCGGGATGTCTAAACATCGCATTGTCATCAATAACAATTTTTGCATCAAGTGCTAAAACAACGCTGTTATCTACCACTGCAAGAGGATTAATCTCGGCAAGATTCGCATCAAGTGAAATATAAACCTTATATAATCTCTCAATGATGTCTGCTATCTTGGGTGCAATATTCATATCCCTTGTAAGCAACAAAGAGGCCTTCTTTGCTTCATAAGAAAAAAGACCCATAATAGGATCAATATAAATTTTGTAGATTTTTTCAGGAGTATTTTTTGCAACCTCTTCAATATCAACACCGCCTGCTTCTGATACAATTAAAACATTCTTTTTGCTTCCTCTATCCACGGTAAACCCAACGTAAAATTCCTTAACTATATTAACTGCTTTTGCGACAAGTAATTTCCTAACCTTTAAACCTTTTATTTCCATTGAAAGAATTTCGCCTGCAAGTTTTAAAACATCTTCTTCAGTTTTTGCAACTTTTACACCACCTGCTTTTCCACGACCTCCAACTAAAACCTGGGCCTTCAAAACAACAGGTAGCCCAATTTTTTTTGCAATTCCTAATGCTTCTTCCGGATTGCTTGCAACATCCCCAACAACTACTTGGATGCCGAATCTTTCGAAAAATTCTCTTGATTGATACTCCTGAAGATTCATCCTAAACTCCTTTCTCTAATTTTCTAAGATACGCGTAGACCGTGTAGATTGAAATACTAAGTTTCTTTGCAACAAAATTTACAGAATTTTTCAATTTAAAGAAACCACGTCTATATAGTTCAGAAACAACAGAAAA contains the following coding sequences:
- a CDS encoding 2-oxoacid:acceptor oxidoreductase subunit alpha: MKEVVISGNEAIAYGAIYAGCRFFAGYPITPSTDLAEKMSYLLPLNGGVFIQMEDELGSISAIIGASLAGKKAMTATSGPGFSLMQEGLGFASYSEIPIVVADIERVGPSTGIPTYPSQGDVMQTRWGTHGSHPVIVFYPSSVYESYKLTVEAFNYSEKYRTPVILLSDEVIGHMREKVRLVEDLPVIERLKPNVSKEEYLPFDSRYDVPPIANFGEGYRFHITGLTHDETGFPTSDPEKAETLIERLHRKIYKNMDDIGKFEAFYTEDAEYLIISYGATARGAKDAVIELRRKGIKVGLFRPITIWPSLELPLREIADGKKVFVFEMNLGQYVLEVERILKRDVVFFGKENGELITPEEMESCIQKSL
- the sucC gene encoding ADP-forming succinate--CoA ligase subunit beta; this translates as MNLQEYQSREFFERFGIQVVVGDVASNPEEALGIAKKIGLPVVLKAQVLVGGRGKAGGVKVAKTEEDVLKLAGEILSMEIKGLKVRKLLVAKAVNIVKEFYVGFTVDRGSKKNVLIVSEAGGVDIEEVAKNTPEKIYKIYIDPIMGLFSYEAKKASLLLTRDMNIAPKIADIIERLYKVYISLDANLAEINPLAVVDNSVVLALDAKIVIDDNAMFRHPELEDLREPTEEEKLELEAKSKGFTYIKLNGNIGCLVNGAGLAMATMDLIKLFGGEPANFLDIGGSSSPDKVANAIEMITRDKNVKAILINIFGGITRCDDVANGLLKALDMTKVDVPIVVRLTGTNEDKAKEILKDTPLIYTDSMVEGVKKVVEVANAR
- the pheS gene encoding phenylalanine--tRNA ligase subunit alpha, which translates into the protein MGMFDDIKKEFQDKVDKVNNLEELKQIEVFFLGKKGKIQELFKQIKSIADKDRKEFGENVNKLKEYIENTIKEKERKLLDILKEEKLKSEAIDITAPGLIVERGHEHILNKVIEEVKSIFISMGFDVFSGPDIETDYYNFEALNIPEHHPARDMQDTFYLAEKMLLRTQTSPMQIRTMESQKPPIRMIAIGRCYRRDALDSSHSPQFHQIEGLVVDKNISFANLKATLSEFSKKMFGELTKVRFTPSYFPFVEPGAETSITCVICGGKGCPVCKYTGYLEMGGSGMVHPNVLRNVNIDPEEYQGFAFGWGIERIAMVKYGIPDIRYFLQNDMRFLKQF
- a CDS encoding thiamine pyrophosphate-dependent enzyme; translation: MYTEISLENLRENKLPHIWCAGCGNGIVLGAILRAIERSKIDKDKIVFVSGIGCAGRSSGYVNFNTLHTLHGRPLAFATGIKLANPDLHVIVATGDGDLAAIGGNHFIHTAKRNIDMTVIVFNNFTYGMTGGQVSPTTPDKAYTTTTPFGEIEEPMDISYLAVASGATYVARETIASPFVLEKYILNGIMHKGFSLIEAVSSCVTEFGRRNKLEDPAIYIKWLKDKSIPYSKTNALSVKDGIVVGEFINVEKEEFTEKYYEMVKKVRNEERD
- a CDS encoding 4Fe-4S binding protein, translated to MAKNKVIINKNFCKGCGICVSVCPAKILRIGEDFKVEVENEEKCMGCGMCEVFCPDFAIVIKKEVKV
- the sucD gene encoding succinate--CoA ligase subunit alpha, which gives rise to MSILVDENTRVIVQGITGRDGSFHAKAMLDYGTNVVGGVTPFKGGSDVYGIPVFDTVEEAVRQTNANATVIFVPAKFAEDAIYEAANAGIKLIVTITEGIPVQSMVRVVDYVKKLGLRLIGPNCPGVISVGKAKLGIMPGNIFKKGKVGVVSRSGTLTYEIVKHISDIGLGETTAVGIGGDPIIGMKFIDVLKEFESDPETEAIVLVGEIGGTDEEDAADYIEKHFNKPVVSFIAGRASPKGKRMGHAGAIVTPNTRTAEEKVAYLESKGIRVGKTPVEVAEILREILKNGEK
- the pheT gene encoding phenylalanine--tRNA ligase subunit beta, yielding MIVSYNLLKELIDFPYTPKELSEKLTYVGIEVEKVENVEKRFENVVSGKVLEVYPIEGTKLFKVKVDAGDGIVEVITAATNVKQNDIVPYAKVNSKISDGRIIKEKEFEGYCSQGMLLSYVELGLDPDTLSNDEKDGIFILPPDTPIGVGFEKLFPVEDTFLELSLLPDRADAFYVLGVARWIEILLARDEGRRANFDKFKFDLFDDANLPETPFPVEILHKEHCSFYSGRLIKDVTIKKSSYKLRKKLFSLRIRPINNIVDITNYVARMYGQPLHAFDFDKLKGKIIVRLATAEEKIKTLDEIERTLTSKNLLITDETGPIAIAGVMGGFDTAVTENTKNIFLESAYFTPSTISKSSRSLGLITDASSLFEKGVDPQFTPTASLIATKLILEEAGGLAFKDRVTDFRKPKESVKLRVSKASSLLGEEMHEEEIKKYFDIEGFNYIEKEGVFSVTPPSFRQDISIEEDLIEEIVRMRGYNEFSEKPIIAPLRSGTFEPILKFNAKLRDILLHLGLNEIVTSTLTNKEILTRFNLYEDSVIKLLNPLTEDMSLLRPTLFVGSFEVAQRNLNINVENLSLFEIGKVFFKMGNELSEEYRMSIFLKGNRIGKNPYGRNLPYDYYYLKGLIESIFEEFGISAQFVKYEQPHMHPYQTSKVIVNGNFFGYLGKINPDLLDDAYYAELKVNELFKEANLENKFSQFSLYPPVKRDIAIIVDKSVEEILVRKAIRDSNIKELKSIILFDIYEGKPLPEGKKNLAYSLEFISYDRTLQGAEVDEFIKKIEENIINKTGGTLRKNE
- a CDS encoding SLC13 family permease, yielding MEKHSKLSQKVGFFAGILIFLIVLLIKTPQGMEVGAKITIGLLLWMAIWWATEAVPLPITSLLPLLILPLFQVISAKDIAKSYMSQEIMLFVGGFFISEALEESGLHTRFSLFLIDKIGTSPKKIILAFMIAVGFISMWISNTTATVMALPIALSIIEFYKGLIRKEGLEVDTTPGEFKFATALMLGVAFAASIGGMGTPIGTPPNIIFMSMAKQMFPNAPTLSFLDFTKFGVIFIVIFLPFTWFMLTSVFFKAGFSGLKESKEIFANELRKLGRMGRKEKIVATVFFITVFLWIFRADINFGTFTLKGWSTVIGVSKFVHDSTVAILAALLFYVIPVDFNKGETVLSAESVKKLPWDIILIFGGGLAIADAMVTTKLADYVGTKLTFLQGVNLLWVIFLVGGTGFLIAQFTSHTSATSIFMPIAGAVAVAAKIHPYLVMLPTTFAISLAFSLPASTPPNVVVMTGGYVKVKDMLKAGFTIGLIGLVILVFYMYFVGIPLLNIASMPY
- a CDS encoding 2-oxoacid:acceptor oxidoreductase family protein; this encodes MRKEIRIAGSGGQGIISASIILAEASGIYDGKNVLQSQVYGAAARGEMSKADVIISDEEINFPEVRIPDVLIALTQDAYDEFTKFLKRDSIVILDEFYVYHLDDKLKNFPFSITKTSVDITGRQISANIVALGILSGLTGIVTLEALKRAVVERFKNRSEPNIKALEKGYELGTKEAINGKTF